The Sporosarcina sp. 6E9 genome segment TTAATACTTACAAAAAAACAGCCTATATAGGCTGTTTTTTTGTACAATCAATCTTTCTAAGGCAATATTGACTGGACTCTAATTTTAAATGAGTTCATCTAATTAACTATAATTAAAATCCATTTAAAAATGGGTTCATGTCCATTTCATATCGTGGTGTCGTATGAGGACCGTGTCCGGGATATATAATAAAGTCATCTCCGAGCGTTAATAATTTATTATGAATTGATGACAGTAGCGTTTCAGTATTTCCTCCAGGCAAATCCGTTCGCCCCACCCCTTGATTAAATAAGGTATCTCCAACAATCGCAAATCGCTCATCAGGGAAAACGAATGTTACACTTCCCGGGGAATGGCCAGGTGTATGAAGCACTTCAAATGTAAAGGGACCTATATTTTTAACACCTTCATCATCTAGTAGAAAATCTGCCTCTTTATTCCTCACCAATGGCAATCCCGGATATCGGGTTGAACCGTTTTGTTCTGGATCTGTGAGTGTATCTTTTTCAATTTCATGAATATAAACAGGTATTTTAAATTCATCACGGACAACATCAACCGCTCCGATATGATCAAAATGCCCATGTGTTAAAAGTATTGCCATTGGGTTGAGCCCATTTTTCTTAATTTCTGAGATTAACCTCGGCCCTTCCTCACCTGGATCGATAATTAGACAGTTTTTTATTTCATCTTGAATTATATAGCAATTTGTTTGGATGGGACCTAGTGGATATGTAGTTATTTTATACAATGTATTCTCCTCCTTCTAATCTAGTCTAAGCAAATGCAAAATCGAATACAAATAATTGTAATTAATATCACTCGACAAAATTAGCTGTTCAGCTTACAATAGAAGAGGAGTATTGCTATATCGGCATTCATTTTTTTCAATGTTGAAGGGAGTGTCTTCTTACATGAATTTATTGATGGTTATTTTTGGCCTAGTAGGTATTTTTGCAGCGATTGGAACAGTACAAGCAATCAAAGAAAGAAACGTTTTAAGTGTTCTGTTCAACTTTGGAGCTTTTGTCGTTTTCGGCGGTTTTACAATTGCTACAATCGTTACACAAGGATACCCACCTGCACTGTAAAAAAGTAAAAAGCATCCACATTCGTATTTCCATACGAATTGGATGCTTTTTTTATTTCGAAAAATCAATCCTCGTTCAACAGTAACCAATTGAACTCCTCTTGTTTCAAAGTATCAATAAGCTGTTCACTCGAATTTCCCGTCAAACATTTCTCGCCATCCGGGGAACATTTTAATGAAGTTAAGTTACGATTATTATTCAGAATAACTTGTCCACCAGAATCCAATTTCACAAGCATAAAGGGTTCGCTCAAATTATCGAGTTCGCCTCCGCTATTTGTCGCAAATGTAATAATCGTTTCATTATCAATCCATGATAATTCTGGGAAAACCCATTCCGAATAATTACTAACCACGGGAAGTGTCCAAGTGTTTAGAATCGTTCCATCTCGATTGATAATTTGATATTCAGCTTTTCCGTTTCTTATTTGTACAATTAGCACGGTGTTTCCATAAGTATCGTAATGAACTATAGCTTCGTAAGGCAATGGTTCAACTGTTTCTGAAGCCCAATCATACAGATGAAGTGAACCTCCATCTAATGGATGTTCAGGGATATGTACGGTTACTATTTGTGAACCCAACCATTTCGGAAATGGGTCTTCCAAAGATAACGTATTAAGTTCTTTTTCTGCCCCATTATATAAAAAGACATCATATGTCCAATCCTGGTGAAACGCGGTTAATAGAATTAAATCGGGATTTAAGTCATTCCATTCTATCGCAAGTTCTGAGGAAGCAATTGATATTTCGTCTAGTACAATACCATCCAAAGAAATCATTTTCACGTTAGCTGATGTAGAGTCAGTAGATGTATGTAATAAAATCATTTCTTTATTTGGATGTATGATCGCATCTACAATTATCATCGATTCTTTGAATAACGTAACAATTTCACCAGTATTGATATTAAAGGCTTTTAAATAATAATTGTTTTCTTCTTTTTCAACAAATGCAATCTCAAAATTATTTAACCAACCGACTACAAAATGGAATTTAGAGGTTTCTACTTCCAAAGTTTTTAAAATGTCTAACTCGACTATTTCTTCGGGCGGCAGTACTTTTTCGACTGGTGTCTGAGTCGTATTATCACAACTCACAACTAAAAAAATGGCTATACAGATGACTAATGCAAATCTCTTCAACGCTTCCTCTCCTTTCTCATAAAAAAATACTGCACGGAAGTTACCGTGCAGAGTTAAATGACCGTTATTTTATTTCGTTTTCATTTGGTTTCATATAATCTTTTTCTTTTTCTTCCTCTTTAAATCTTAGTAAATCCCCGTTAATAATCATGTCTGAGTAATCCAATTCAGTTGTAGTCCGTTCCGAATAGGGTTCACATTCGAGTCCTTCGACTTCTTCACCTGTATTCGTATCATAACAAACATCATTTGTGTACACGTATTTATCCGTTACAAATCGACCATCTCTGAATACGACAAACTCTTCATGATCCGGTGAAAACATATCAGCACCTAGTTGCATGTCACCTTTAGTATCAATCCCCATTAAATGAAGCAATGTAGGTCTTAAATCTAATTGACCAGCAACATCATCAATAACTTCTCCTTTTTCAGAACCAGGAATATGAATGAAGAGCGGCACTTTCTGTAGTTTAACATTATCAAAAGATGTGATTTCTTTGTCTAAATACATGCCCATTGCCTTATTATGATTTTCGGAAATTCCGTAATGGTCACCATACATGACAATTATTGAATTATCGTATAGCCCTTTTTCTTTTAAGTCATCAAAAAGGATTTTTATAGCTTCATCCATATATCGTACAGATTGAAAATAATTATTCAAAGTACGTGAGTTTGAATCGTATTTTGGGATCAACATATCTTCTTCATCTAATACGAATGGATAATGGTTCGTTAATGTAATCAGTCTCGAATAAAAAGGTTGCGGCATTTCAGTCATTAAATCTACCGATTGCTCAACGAAAGGGATATCTTTCATACCCCAGTTAACGGCATCTCCTTCATTTATCGTGTAACTATTAACATCATAAAACTTCTTAATATTCAGCGCGTTATACATAATATCACGGTTCCAAAAACTTGAATTGTTCGCGTGCATTACATTTGTAAAATAACCATTTTCTCCAAGACGTTTGGATAATGAATTATACGTATTTCCACTATGCGTGAAAAACACAGCACTTCCATTTCTCGGATAAAGCGAGGTCTCAAGTAAAAACTCTGAATCTGAAGTTTTCCCTAACCCAGTCTGATGATAGAAGTCGGAAAAATAAAATGTGTCAGGGTCTTTTGTCAATTCATTTAAAAATGGTGTAATTACATGCCCATCCATTTCTTCATTTATTACAAATGATTGAAGGGATTCCAATGAGACAGCAATGATATTTCTATCCTTCGCAATGCCAAACATTTCTGGATTTGGTGCAGCGTAATTCGCATTGCTATAGTTTTCCACTTCAACTAATTCACTACCATCAGCCAGTGCTCTTTGGGCATGTGATTTTGATTGAATAAAAACATCATAAATATGGTAATTGTAAGTACCAATGTTTTTAACTAAGAGTTCCCGATCGAATGTACGTGTTAACAGTTGCGGTCTTTGCGTTTCCGCGAGACCTAAGTTCAACATCATTATTGTAGCAGCCATTATAAAATAAAGCTTGCGCGCTACTATGCCGTTTTGCGCCGTTTCTTTTCCTGATTTTGGCAACAATCGAATTGCCAAAAAGACTACAATGGCATCTGCGAAGAAAAAGATGTCCGTTAGATTCATATTGGCTGTAATCGATGAAGACAAGTCATTAAAGTTACTCGTTTGAAATAATAAAGGCAAGGTAATAAAATCATTAAAAAATCTATAAAAGACTGCATTGGAGAACATCACAATCGATGTAAGCATACTGATTGTGAATATATATATATTTCTTCGTTTCGTACTCTTGATGAATAGCGCGATTCCATAAACAAATAATAAAAAGCTAAGTGGATTCATCAACAGGATGAATTCCTGCATCATATTATCAATTTTCATATTAAAGCTTGCTTTATAGCCAATATATGTGGTAATCCATGTCGCGATTATTGCAATGATGAGTACGGAATGTTTGGGCCATTTAAAATTTTTCATTCCTGTAACTTCCTTTCAATATAAGTTCTTTAAGAATATGTTTATAATAAACTGTGTTGCGATTGCACTCTATAATAGACGTACAGAGTGATGGAAAGTTTCATTTATAGATGAGATTGAGCCTAAAGTCTAAACAATCTAGGTCTTTAGTGGCTGTTTGTTGACTCAGTTCTTAATATTAAGATAGCCTTCAAATATTCATCTTGTTGAAGCAAACCGCTGTCATAAAGATCTTTGACTTCTGACATCATTAAATCGATATCATCTTTCCGATTTCCAGTATAAACATAAATACCAAACCTTTTAAGCAAGTGAATGATACTAAGTAGATTTTTCAATGATTATTCTCACCTTTCACGCAAATAACTATGCCGTTTTCAGTGAAGATCTTTTGCACGGGAATGTCATGTTCCTCAAACGGGATTGTTTGACCAGTTTGTTTTTCAAATGCCAAAGAAACCACATCACCTGTGTAATCCATCAAATATCTATCGTAATAACCTCCGCCGAAACCAATCCGCAATCCATTATCGGCATAGACAACCCCTGGTACAATTTGTAGATTTATTTTATCCTTCTCAATAGATCTCGTTTCCTTAATAATTGGTTCTTGTAAGTCTAAATAGACTGTTTCCAAATTATCGTAAGAGGTAATCATTCTGAAATCCATTTCTCTGGTTTTATTTTCACATTTAGGCACTGCGATTTTTTTCCCTAGTTCCCAAGCCGCTTCGATAATCGGTCTAGTATTCACTTCAGGAAATCTAGAAATAGTAATCCCTATAATTGAAGCGTTAAGAAATTCCGGGGAATTTAAGAGGTTCTTTTTAATATATAAAGACTTTTGCTTATACAATGCTATTTCCATTGATTTTAATTGTTTTATCATTTCGTTACGAAAAACACTCTTTTTCACTGTAATACCCCCATTTCAAATGAAAAAACCAAAACCAATGACGGTTTTGGCCTGAGCGATTATTTCGTTTCACGATGCAAAGTTTGTTTTCTTTCACGTGAGCAGTATTTTTTCATTTCGAGACGTTCCGGATTGTTACGTCTATTTTTCTTTGAAATATAATTGCGCTCACCGCATTCGGTGCAAGCAAGTGTAATGTTTACGCGCATATTTGTCCCTCCCACTCATCAGACTATAAAAATAAATATGAGCATGATTTATACGACTTATTAATTATAACATGAACCACCCAGATGTCCAGTAATAAAAACAATCGTTATTGATTTATTACTTCATCATCTTCTTCTAGTACATCATCTTTATTAAACGGATTCTGTATTTTAAAAACATCATCAGATTTCGCGTTTTTCTCTCTTTTTTCCTTCAACTCGAAATACTTCGTCACGGCTGCCTCAACAATATCATTTTGAGCGGCTGGATATCTTCCCGGGTTAGTAGAAACGTTTGGAATGATGACTGCATAGGCGATTTCCGGATTATCAAAAGGTGCATAGCCAACATGCGATAAGTTAATCGTATTTTTATAATATATATACTTTTTCCCTTCCGGATCATTAGGATCGGGAATACTAGTACTTGCTTGTGCCGTTCCAGTCTTCCCTGCAGCTTTGAAATCCGCTCCATCAAAAAGCGTTCTAGCTGTCCCCCTAGATCCGTAATACGTGTAATACATGCCGCTTTTGATTCTGTCGATTTCTTCATCCGTATTTTTAATACGATTTAATACACGGACGGGCGTTTCTTCTGCTACACGACCGAATATCTCACCGTCGGGAGAAGGTTCACGAACTTCTTTTAATACCTTAGGTGCTACTCGATACCCATCATTTGCAATCGTCGAAACATATTGGGCAAGTTGAAGCGGCGTATATGTGGCAAACTGACCGATGGCATAGTCTAAGATATCACTTGTATTCGCTTTGGATGAATATCCACTTACTTCGCCCGGTAGATCTACACCAGTGAGACTTCCAAGACCAAATGATTCAAATGAATTTTTCATAATATCAAAAGTTGAACTCTCCAAAGATAATGACTTTCCTCTTTGATAACTTCCATTTCCAATTCCAATTGCGGTTTTCCACATATAAACGTTGGAAGAACGACCTATCGCTTCAATATCATTTACCGGAATTCGGTTATATGAACGGTTAAATACCGAACTCTTCGGTTGGTCTTTTGCAATTTGCATCATTTCATCCATCTTGTATTCACCAATCCGAGCACCGCCTTCTTGATAACCAGTTAAGAGCGTTGCCATTTTTACAGTTGACCCCGCCATATAAGCGCCTGCAAATGTACCGAATGAGTAATCACTTATTTCATATTTTCCTGTATCTTTGTTTCGATTTACACGCTTCCCAACGAGTGATAAGACTTCTCCTGTTTTCGGATTCATCATCACAAGAAATGCTTCATTTAAAGCTTGCGAGTTCGGCCCATATTTCAATTCCAGTAACTTATCTGAAACAATGTCCTCCAACGCCGCATTTAATTCGCTATCAATTGTTAATATTAAATCTTTACCAGGTATTCCTTCTTGGATTGTTTTCGTTTCTACCACTTTACCAGTACGATCTTTGACATTTTTCACGACTGTTTTTTGTCCTTGCAGAAGTTCTTCATAGTATTGTTCAATGAAGCTTTTTCCAACACGGTCATTTCTGGAATAATCGCGTGCTAAATAATAATCCAGATCCTGACTTGGAATTCCCTGATCAGGCGTAGTTGTAGTACCCAAAATTGTATTGTATGACTTTCTGACCCGTTCCCAGTCGGTAGTTGTATTCACACCTGGAAGTTCACTGAGTCGCTCGGATACAGCTGCAAACTCCTCATCCGTGACGTCGCCGCTCTTAATGATTTGGGGTGAAAAGGCGTATCCTGACATCATCTCGCGGTAAATAGCCAAGACCTCAAGTTCGTGCTTGTTAAATGAATTTAATTCTTCTTCTGTTACACGTTCACGGGTTAAACGGTTAATTTCTCTTTGGATTTGAGATGGATCACCTTTAAGTTTATCAATCTCTTTTTGAGTGACTTTTTTTGCAGCCTTGTCTCTATTATGTAGAATCCAAAAGTCTCGTTTATCTCCAATGGTTGTTCGATTTGTGTTTTGGTCAATTAATACCGCCAATTTTTCTGCTATGTCTAACATTTCTTCTGTAGTTGTTGAGGTTGTTTTCGTATACGTGATTGCGTTCTTCGGTTCATTATCAACAAGAATGCGACCATCCCGATCGAAAATTCTACCGCGCGGCACACTCGTATTTACAGAAACTTCTTCTTTTCTTTCCAAGGCTCGTACGTAGTCATCACTTTTTACAATTTGCAAATAACCGAGTCGAAGTATAAGTATCGAAAAAAGAACAAATACCGAAAAGAAAAGGAGGTTCATGCGAAATGCGATGTGTTTTCGTTGTCTAACCTTGGGTTGTTCAGCTCTTCTAGCTCTCTTTGCCAAAAAAATTCCCCCTTCCTTCATTATTATAGAATTATAACATTTAAATAAGAAAAAGCACATACCTTGACGAACAAGGTATGTGCTTTGTTCCTTATTTACAAAAGATTTTTTTTACTTACCGTAACGTTTTGCAACTTCGTCCCAATTAACAACATTCCAAAAAGCTGAAATGTAGTCTGGACGACGGTTTTGATAGTTTAGATAGTATGCATGCTCCCAAACGTCAAGGCCTAGAAGTGGTGTTTTACCTTCCATAATAGGTGAATCTTGGTTTGCAGTAGACATGATTTCTAGCTCTCCATCAGCCAATACAAGCCAAGCCCATCCTGAACCGAAACGAGTAGCTCCTGCATTTGCAAATTGTTCTTTGAAAGCATCGAAGCTACCGAACTTAGCGTCAATTGCTGTTTTTAGTTCACCTGTTGGTTCGCCGCCGCCATCAGCAGATAAAAGTTCCCAGAATAAGGAGTGGTTAGCATGTCCACCGCCGTTATTACGGACAGCAGTTCTTTTGTCTTCAGGTACAGCATCCAAATTCGCGATTAAATCTTCAATTGATTTGTTTAGTAACTCTTCGTTTCCTTCAAGTGCATTGTTTAAGTTCGTAACATATGCATTATGATGTTTCGTGTGATGAATATTCATCGTCTCTTTGTCAATATGTGGTTCTAGTGCATCGTATGCATAAGGTAGTTCTGGTAGTTTGTAAGCCATTATTCCATTCCTCCTCAGATAATTCGTATGATTGCTACACACTTAACAATAGCAAAAATTAGATTACCGTTCAAATAAAATGGACTATTTGACAAAGAAGATAAATATTACAATCATAACGAACATCAGAAATCCTTTCGTGATTACGGAGGTCAAAAATCCGATTAGCGAACCAAAACCTGTTTTTAAAGCTTGTTTAAATCCTGATTTGGAAACAACTAATTCTGAAATGATCGCGCCTAAAAACGGGCCAAGCAATATTCCAAACACGGGAATAACAAAAGGACCAATAAGAAGTCCAATCGTACTTCCCCACATCCCCGCTTTGGATCCACCGAATTTTTTCACGCCAACGAGATTGGATAACGTATCGGCACCGAACAAAAGTATGATGAACAGAATTTGAATAACCCAAAACAGCCAATTCATTCCATCAAA includes the following:
- a CDS encoding MBL fold metallo-hydrolase is translated as MYKITTYPLGPIQTNCYIIQDEIKNCLIIDPGEEGPRLISEIKKNGLNPMAILLTHGHFDHIGAVDVVRDEFKIPVYIHEIEKDTLTDPEQNGSTRYPGLPLVRNKEADFLLDDEGVKNIGPFTFEVLHTPGHSPGSVTFVFPDERFAIVGDTLFNQGVGRTDLPGGNTETLLSSIHNKLLTLGDDFIIYPGHGPHTTPRYEMDMNPFLNGF
- a CDS encoding DUF2759 domain-containing protein, with amino-acid sequence MNLLMVIFGLVGIFAAIGTVQAIKERNVLSVLFNFGAFVVFGGFTIATIVTQGYPPAL
- a CDS encoding LTA synthase family protein, which translates into the protein MKNFKWPKHSVLIIAIIATWITTYIGYKASFNMKIDNMMQEFILLMNPLSFLLFVYGIALFIKSTKRRNIYIFTISMLTSIVMFSNAVFYRFFNDFITLPLLFQTSNFNDLSSSITANMNLTDIFFFADAIVVFLAIRLLPKSGKETAQNGIVARKLYFIMAATIMMLNLGLAETQRPQLLTRTFDRELLVKNIGTYNYHIYDVFIQSKSHAQRALADGSELVEVENYSNANYAAPNPEMFGIAKDRNIIAVSLESLQSFVINEEMDGHVITPFLNELTKDPDTFYFSDFYHQTGLGKTSDSEFLLETSLYPRNGSAVFFTHSGNTYNSLSKRLGENGYFTNVMHANNSSFWNRDIMYNALNIKKFYDVNSYTINEGDAVNWGMKDIPFVEQSVDLMTEMPQPFYSRLITLTNHYPFVLDEEDMLIPKYDSNSRTLNNYFQSVRYMDEAIKILFDDLKEKGLYDNSIIVMYGDHYGISENHNKAMGMYLDKEITSFDNVKLQKVPLFIHIPGSEKGEVIDDVAGQLDLRPTLLHLMGIDTKGDMQLGADMFSPDHEEFVVFRDGRFVTDKYVYTNDVCYDTNTGEEVEGLECEPYSERTTTELDYSDMIINGDLLRFKEEEKEKDYMKPNENEIK
- a CDS encoding YqgQ family protein translates to MKNLLSIIHLLKRFGIYVYTGNRKDDIDLMMSEVKDLYDSGLLQQDEYLKAILILRTESTNSH
- a CDS encoding 5-formyltetrahydrofolate cyclo-ligase, which encodes MKKSVFRNEMIKQLKSMEIALYKQKSLYIKKNLLNSPEFLNASIIGITISRFPEVNTRPIIEAAWELGKKIAVPKCENKTREMDFRMITSYDNLETVYLDLQEPIIKETRSIEKDKINLQIVPGVVYADNGLRIGFGGGYYDRYLMDYTGDVVSLAFEKQTGQTIPFEEHDIPVQKIFTENGIVICVKGENNH
- the rpmG gene encoding 50S ribosomal protein L33 gives rise to the protein MRVNITLACTECGERNYISKKNRRNNPERLEMKKYCSRERKQTLHRETK
- a CDS encoding penicillin-binding protein 2, with the translated sequence MAKRARRAEQPKVRQRKHIAFRMNLLFFSVFVLFSILILRLGYLQIVKSDDYVRALERKEEVSVNTSVPRGRIFDRDGRILVDNEPKNAITYTKTTSTTTEEMLDIAEKLAVLIDQNTNRTTIGDKRDFWILHNRDKAAKKVTQKEIDKLKGDPSQIQREINRLTRERVTEEELNSFNKHELEVLAIYREMMSGYAFSPQIIKSGDVTDEEFAAVSERLSELPGVNTTTDWERVRKSYNTILGTTTTPDQGIPSQDLDYYLARDYSRNDRVGKSFIEQYYEELLQGQKTVVKNVKDRTGKVVETKTIQEGIPGKDLILTIDSELNAALEDIVSDKLLELKYGPNSQALNEAFLVMMNPKTGEVLSLVGKRVNRNKDTGKYEISDYSFGTFAGAYMAGSTVKMATLLTGYQEGGARIGEYKMDEMMQIAKDQPKSSVFNRSYNRIPVNDIEAIGRSSNVYMWKTAIGIGNGSYQRGKSLSLESSTFDIMKNSFESFGLGSLTGVDLPGEVSGYSSKANTSDILDYAIGQFATYTPLQLAQYVSTIANDGYRVAPKVLKEVREPSPDGEIFGRVAEETPVRVLNRIKNTDEEIDRIKSGMYYTYYGSRGTARTLFDGADFKAAGKTGTAQASTSIPDPNDPEGKKYIYYKNTINLSHVGYAPFDNPEIAYAVIIPNVSTNPGRYPAAQNDIVEAAVTKYFELKEKREKNAKSDDVFKIQNPFNKDDVLEEDDEVINQ
- a CDS encoding superoxide dismutase gives rise to the protein MAYKLPELPYAYDALEPHIDKETMNIHHTKHHNAYVTNLNNALEGNEELLNKSIEDLIANLDAVPEDKRTAVRNNGGGHANHSLFWELLSADGGGEPTGELKTAIDAKFGSFDAFKEQFANAGATRFGSGWAWLVLADGELEIMSTANQDSPIMEGKTPLLGLDVWEHAYYLNYQNRRPDYISAFWNVVNWDEVAKRYGK
- a CDS encoding DUF456 domain-containing protein, with amino-acid sequence MEIIGWVIAILFFVVAFLGLVYPIIPSALFILGGFLLYGLIVSFDGMNWLFWVIQILFIILLFGADTLSNLVGVKKFGGSKAGMWGSTIGLLIGPFVIPVFGILLGPFLGAIISELVVSKSGFKQALKTGFGSLIGFLTSVITKGFLMFVMIVIFIFFVK